A region of the Kribbella sp. NBC_01245 genome:
GCCTCGGGCTCGATCGTGCGGCTGGAACCGCCTGGTTCGACGACGTCGATCTGTGGGTCAACGATCTCGTGGTCGACGGTGGGTTCGAGGATGGCGGTGAGGGGTGGACGAAGTCCGGTGCCGCGAGGATCGACCCGCTCGGCTATCGCGGTAAGTCGGCCGCTCGGCTGACCACGAGCTCGACTTGGACGAAGGACGTGCCGCTCGATGGTGCCGATGTCTCGAAGCTCGAGTTGAGCGCGAAAGTACGCGCCGTGGCCCTCGGTGGTGCGCGGATGGAGTTGGAATTCGTCAACAAGGATGGCGTTGAGACGGCTGTGGGCAAGCCGTTGAGCGGCAGCTTTGACTGGACCGGGAAGTCGCTCGCGGCCGACGTACCGCGTGACACTGTGAAAGTCCGCGTTGGTTTGGTGGCCGATCGTGCTGCCGGGGTGGCGTGGTTCGACGATGTGGCGCTGAGCTTCAGCCAGGGGGTCGACGCTTTCCAGGCCGATTACCTGCGGCTGGACTACGGGGTCCCCGGCGGTACGCACGGGCATGCGGACAAGCTGCACCTCGACGTCATCGGCGCCGGCGGTCTGCAGTCGACGGACCTCGGTCAGGTGTACGGCGCGAGCAACTCGGACCTGACGAACAACTGGTACCGCGAGACCGTCTCGCACAACACGGTGGTTGTCGACGGCATCAGTCAGGACCGGAGCGCCCGCGGCGAGCTGACGTACTTCGGGACGACGCCCCGGCTGCAGGTCACGGACGCCTCGGCCAAGAGCGCGTACGCCAGCCTGCCCTCGGCCGCGGACGTCTCCCTGCGCCGCGCGCTGCTCATGACCGACTCGTACGCGCTGGACGTCTTCGACGCCACGGGCTCGAAGCCGCACACGTACGACCAGTCGTGGCACGCGGGTGGATCGCTTGCCATCGGCAACGTCTTGATGAAGCCGGCCGAATGCCCGGCGCCGCCGTGCGTACTCAACCCGAACGACAAGGACAACGGCTACCACCGGCTCACCAACGTTGCCCAAGGCACCTCCGCCGACGGCCAATGGACGGCGGCCTGGACCGACGGCCCGTCCGTCCTCCGCCTCACCGGCCTCGAACCGCGCGCCACGGACCTCCTGCACGAGACGGGCCCCGGCACGGCGTCGACCGGTACGGCGATCCCGTTCGTCCTGGCCCGTCGCTCGAACACCGAGTCCACCCGGTACACGACCCTGCTCGAGACGTACCGAACCAGCCACGGCTCGCCGGTGTCGTCCGTACGCCGGTTGAGCGACGGCCACACCCAGGTGGACCTGACCAACGGCACCCGCGACAACCTGCTGTACGACGCGACCGGCTACGCGCTGGTCCGTTCCAAGGGCGGCCTACGTTCGATCGACCTCTTGGCCCGCTCGTCGATCGCCCTGGACGGCAAGACGCTCGTCACTGGTCCGACCGACCTGGAGAAGGCGTCGATCGTCTACAACGGCCCGACCATTCACGTCGACGTACGCCGCTCAACCACCACCCCCGCCCACCTAACCCTGCACGCGCCGGACGCCACCAGGGTCTACCTCAACAACAAGCAGATCCCCTTCACCACCGTCGGCAACGGCAACATCCGGCTCACCGTCTGAGCGCTACACCCGCCGGGCGGATGTGCGGGTCACGTCCGCCCGGCGTCGGGGGTTGGGAGGAAGCCGCGGAGTTGGGGCATGCCTGCCATTTGGGTGATCACCGCGATGTGTTCGTACAGGCCGACTAGCTGGAGGTTCTCGGGGCCAGGCCGGCCGCCCAGGGCCAGAATCGGCACGAAGCCGTAGCACTGCTCGAAGCCGGGCACGCCCTCCTGACGGTTCGCGACCGCCGCGGGATAGGGGTCCCATTCGAAGGCGGAACCACGGAGCTCAGGCTGCTCGATCATGGCGGCGAGATCGACGAACGACCTGTCCGTGGGCACCAGGTCGATCACCCCGTAGCGGAACTTGATGACCATGAACGTGCCGTTCACGTGGAAGACCACGTCACCGAGCGCGGTGGTGAAC
Encoded here:
- a CDS encoding T6SS immunity protein Tdi1 domain-containing protein; the protein is MTTFRQFFPVAPIEPSTIEQYAGQVPAEVVDLWRTHGAGFVGDGYFRLVDPARAAQMLDGVVGFPEKSTVLFTTALGDVVFHVNGTFMVIKFRYGVIDLVPTDRSFVDLAAMIEQPELRGSAFEWDPYPAAVANRQEGVPGFEQCYGFVPILALGGRPGPENLQLVGLYEHIAVITQMAGMPQLRGFLPTPDAGRT